A genome region from Schlesneria paludicola DSM 18645 includes the following:
- a CDS encoding efflux RND transporter periplasmic adaptor subunit: MLIHPSRRFCGHVVGLSLLGLFSTGCGGQAVGNPKAGAGPASVVVVNPVEKDLADFVEFTGRTDAVESVEIRARVSGYLKEIRYKPGKEVEAGAVMFEIDSRPYDAELLRAEGTLATAEASLKQASAELARAEDLHKKQISTQSDYDKAVADKAHADASVQSAQATVVNAKLNQDFTKVIAPIAGLTNRELITVGNLVTADTTSLTTIVSLDPIYAYFDVDERTLLDIQRRIREKKMDSARERDNVEVRMELANETGFPHVGVVDLVDNRIDAGTGTIQVRGRFPNEDRYLTPGLFVRVQFQMGPPRKRVLIPENALMQQQGQRFVYVVTTENKIERRNVTAGRHDELLRVIETGLEPGDQVVVKGQQRVRPGSDVKIASDPPPNSAVPAEKPAAKSH, encoded by the coding sequence ATGTTGATTCATCCGTCTCGACGATTCTGTGGCCACGTTGTGGGACTCAGTTTGTTGGGATTGTTCAGTACTGGCTGTGGCGGCCAGGCGGTGGGCAATCCCAAAGCGGGTGCCGGTCCAGCGTCCGTCGTGGTGGTGAATCCTGTCGAGAAGGATCTGGCCGATTTTGTCGAATTTACAGGTCGAACCGATGCGGTCGAGTCGGTCGAAATTCGGGCTCGTGTGAGCGGGTACCTGAAAGAGATTCGCTACAAGCCCGGCAAAGAAGTCGAGGCCGGTGCAGTCATGTTCGAAATCGACTCGCGTCCGTACGACGCCGAACTGCTGCGAGCCGAGGGGACGCTGGCCACTGCAGAAGCCAGTCTGAAACAGGCGTCGGCAGAACTGGCGCGTGCGGAAGACCTGCACAAGAAGCAAATCAGCACGCAATCGGATTACGACAAGGCTGTTGCCGACAAAGCGCATGCCGATGCGTCGGTTCAATCGGCACAGGCGACTGTCGTCAACGCAAAATTGAATCAGGATTTCACGAAGGTGATCGCGCCGATTGCGGGGCTCACGAATCGCGAACTGATCACCGTCGGAAATCTGGTCACTGCCGACACGACGTCCCTGACAACGATTGTGTCGCTCGATCCGATCTATGCCTACTTCGACGTCGATGAACGCACGTTGCTGGATATCCAACGACGAATTCGCGAGAAGAAAATGGACTCGGCCCGCGAGCGAGACAACGTCGAGGTTCGGATGGAACTCGCGAATGAGACGGGCTTCCCGCATGTGGGTGTCGTCGACCTGGTGGACAACCGGATCGATGCCGGTACGGGAACGATCCAGGTTCGAGGCCGGTTTCCCAATGAAGACCGATACCTGACACCGGGATTGTTCGTTCGAGTTCAGTTCCAGATGGGGCCGCCTCGCAAACGTGTGCTCATTCCCGAGAACGCGTTGATGCAGCAGCAGGGGCAGCGTTTTGTGTACGTCGTCACCACCGAGAACAAGATTGAACGCCGGAACGTGACCGCCGGACGTCACGACGAATTGCTGCGGGTCATCGAAACGGGACTGGAACCCGGCGACCAAGTTGTCGTGAAGGGTCAGCAGCGGGTCCGCCCAGGTTCGGACGTCAAGATCGCGAGCGATCCGCCGCCGAACTCCGCGGTACCGGCGGAAAAGCCGGCCGCGAAATCGCACTAA